The nucleotide sequence GCGCGCCCTGACTGGGCCTCTCTTGGGCGTGTGAGGTTTCGGATCTACAAAAGCGCCCGTTGGATTGCTTGCATACCGTGCTTCTCGTTAGGTCTCCTTCAACATGAGCTGCAGTGCATCATCCCCGGCATTGAGAATACACAgggacgtgttcatgtgcgaacatcTACTTCcagatcaccccccccccccaaattacACCGTGAGGCCCAGTTCCCCTGACTTTCTAAATAAATCTTGCAGCACACCCTGTAGCTTCAAAACCGTAAAATATGCCTTAAGGGTGTATTTGGTTTGAGGACCAAAATTCATGGAATGTCATGGTTCCATTTCCGAGGAATCGGTCGGTTCCGTTCTTGTGTTTGGTTGAAGATAGAAAATGGCATGGGTTGGTTCTGTTCCTGCGTTTAGTTCTAGGGATAGAAGGAGGAGAATCTGATTCCACTCATCTCTTTCATAGGAATTGTCAGGCTACTTCCATATGGATATGGTGTAAAATATGAACAAAAGTATCGCTTTGCATTTTTAGCAGACGTAAATTCGCAGGGGCACACACCTACGGAAATGTTCGCAGTCGTTGATCTACGATGTGATCCAAACATATGTTCTCACCAAAATTGGTTGAAAATGGATGAAAATTCTTAACCCTCTGAATACGAGACATTATACGTGCTTATTTTAAATTAATATTTCTGTGGGCTATTCTTATATGTCTTTTCTACCTATGCGTATGCCACATCACGTTCTGTTACACAAACTGTTCAACGAGTTCCCTACACTGTTCAACTTATTCTTCTTTCGTTCTTGTCATGTTCCGCTCTTCGGTTCCGGTATTGTTTCCTCCTCTCATTTCTATATTTGTTTTCCTTCTCTACAATTACTTTCCTTTACATGATGTGGACTCGTCAGTTCGTCCGGTCCCGCGCCTTCGCAAATTCATGCCATCGTTCCTCCCATGAAAAATTGCTACACTTTTTTTTGCAACTTTTGATTTTCTTTTCCCTCAAATATTCATCCATCTATTCTCCAGCACTCGCAAATTCATGCCATCGTCCTTCCCATCAAAAATTGCTACACCCTTTTTTTCAATATTTGATTTTCTCTTCTGTCAAATATTCATCCTTCTATTCTTCAACACTTGCATGCTTGTACTGTGAAATATTATTTTGTTGAAAGACGTCAATGCCTTCCTTATGAATTTGCCCCTACCAGATACCATTTCGATTTCGTTCTTCAACAGCTTTTTGTATGATTTCATTTCAATTTCAGTCCTAACATTTTGGTTCTTGTTCTACGAATGACTTTCTTTTTAGCAAACTTACTCAGTAGCTTCAGTTTTGAACGTACGAACTTGTGCACATTCTGTTGCtcaaatttatatgatttattactgTGCGCACCTAACAAGTTGTGTCGCCGAGTTACCTAACATTTATTTTTGTGGTGTGCACTCCGCAGACGCATCAAATTCTCTATCGCTCCTCTTTCTCCCTCGTCTTGTTCCTTTCAACTGTCGTCGTGTAGATCTACTCTCTTTAGACTCCTACCAGTCATTGCTTCCACCACTTGTCGGAAGTCGACGACCATAATCGTCAACAAGGACTACAGATACTACCGGTGGTCATCTACATTCCCCTTGCAACTCACGATACAAAAGAAAATCCCAATGGACCTAAATGCAGTTCATGAAATGGATGTAAGTCACTATGTATCCTTCTTAATCTCGTCCAAATCAAGTTCGACTACTTTTTTTTGTACTAAACTCTCTGTTGGTACTATTCTAGTGCCCAATTTGTTACGACTTCAGATGCTTGTGCGATGAGGACAACGTTTCGAAGAACAACTGCTTCTCCCTCCTTTTTACACCAAACTGTAAAGAAAGAACGATAAGTTTCCAATACTTATTCCAATCTTGTTCATCAGATGTCTGATTTGCTTGTTAGTTCATTATAGCTTTTTCCATAACTATGTGCTCCTTTATTGACTAAACAAGATGTAGATCCAACATTCATTCAATTGCATGTGATTAtttcatcatgttttcaaaattttTCCTATTAGTCCAACCTAGAACTCGTACCGACATTTTGCATACTGTTGGATCAGTATGCAAGGATACATCAGTTCTGTTTGGATACCAATTTCATATTCATGTCTACCTATCTGTAATTTTCACGTTTTTGTAACATCACAATTCTTACATTTCAATATTAAGCCTACACATCGTCATACGAAATATAGTCTTTACAGAAAATAATCTCACCAACATACAATTTTCTTTTTGTAAGAATATCCAGTTCATAGTTCTCTGTAAGAACACTTCTTTATTTACTTCCATTTTGACATCCCCTGCTTTTGCAAGAAATGATTACCTTAAACTCGTGGGCATTGCAATATATGTTGCAGCTTTGCTTGAGACAAAAGAAAGGTTCACTTTTGTTGTGGATGTCGCCAGTAATCAAGCAAAAACATATTTCACTGGTAACTCTTGGACACAATTCTATATGTGTACCACCGCACCTTAGTTGATAAAGAGATGCACCTCACTTTACGTTCCAACCCAGATCGCTCCATATCTGTCCAGCTATTCATCCATGTATGTATCTTACTACCATAGTTTTGTCCAAATTCCCTTCTCTCGTACCTCCACATTTTTATAACATTATCATTAGTTACTACTTGTACTGATACAACGTTCTTTACTACTACATAGTTTTATTCAAATTCCCTTCTCTTGTACCTCCACATTTTTTATAGTATCATCATTAGTTACTACTCCtttatgaaaaaaaaatcattaGTTACTACTTGTACTGATACAACGTTCTTTACTAGTACATCGTTCTATCCAAATTCCCTTCTGTTGTACTTTGACATTTTTATAGTATTATCATTAGTTACTACTTCCTCCGGTCTTTTTTACTCCGCGTTTTATATTTGTCTGAAgccaaactttgctaagtttgaccaaatttatattagaaattattaacATCTATAATACCTAATAAATATAATAcgaaaatatattccaagatggATCTAATGATTTtcgtgttgttatgtgaatgttaataatttttatatagacttggtcaaactttgaAGAGTTTtacttcagacaaacctaatatgcagagtaaaaagaaccGGAGGGAGTACTTGTACTTGTACGTTCTTTACTCCTTCGCCTGAAGTTCCACCTTACTATCTTACTAACATTTCTTATATACATGTCGTAGCTTATCTTCAACTGAATAAAAAACAGAGACATATTGTGAGGCGCATTGATACTACATATGGCACAACAGAAACCTAGAAAGACATTGGCCATGGAATTAAGTTTATTAAGCGTATTAGTGGTTTCTAAAGGAATATGAATTCAAATTCCCGATCGTACATACGTTCCACTGCTGCACACTTTGACGAAGTCAGACATCAAGAAAAAAATTGTTGGTAATATTTTTATTGTTGAATACTCTTTGAATGCTAAGTATGATTGGTTAGACATGGTAAACTTTATGATTCAAGTGATGAAGATGTTGAATTGATGATGAAGAAAAAGTTAATGGCCCCTCTTATGATGAGTGGGTAGCTAAATATCCTAGGGAGGAAATTACCTTAGATGTTGTGAGGTGTAGTATACCGCGGCGGCCACAACGGTGTGCCAGGGTATCTGGTTGGCTCGTCTCTCGATGATTTGCTGAATCGAGACGCCTCCCCGATGACACGCTTCATCGACAACAAGTCCACATttattctggatttatttcaggattttcggcgatgcacgTTTAGTGGGAGgggacgttcccgtcgactacgagatacctacgatgacttcgtaaaatctcaaaatgatatgccggctcagtttctcgaaggtgctcataagggtaggatatgcgtgtgtgcgttcatagggatgagtgtatgcgtgttTATGTgaacgcttgcgtctgtactgtgttaagaaAAACAAGTTTACCATCTCGCTCTCCAAGAACTAGTGCTCCATGATCGCAGCAAACACATCAACAAGCGCTGCCACTTCATCCACAGCTGTGGTGAGAAAGGCACGGTGGCCGTGTTTCATCAAAACAGGCGAGCGGAGGGCGAACATCCTGACAAAGGCCCTCGGTCGTGTTCAACCCTGCCACGGCACGCAGCCAAATAAAGTCCTACACAAGCTCGATCGTGGGATGACGCGGTCAGTAGTGGGGCGCGATGCACGGCACGTTTTCTTCCAACAGAAAAAAGAGGAGGAGAAAGAACAAAAACGCTGCGACGTACGCAGCACAAAATCTTCAGTTTGAGTTACAGATGAGACCCAGTAAACTTCATCCATGCTTTGATTGCTAGTTTGAGTTTGACATCATCATCTCAATCCCAAAACCATATATATATACTGTACTTAGTACTCGGCAGCTGCACCCAGCAGCTACGAAGGCGAGGACAATCTAGGCCAGCACCGCGGCGGCGGAACCGGATCGTCTAACATTAAGAAGGAATGTTAGAGAAGCTACAATACTCTAACTTTTCTTTTTTCTATTCATATAATTATGTCTAAAATAATTTAAATTAATTTGCAATTTGATGATCTACCGTATACATTTATAGTAATTATATGCAAACAAATTGATGGTGAAATAAAATTAAATTTAAAGTATTTATATCTACAGTAAATACCAACACTAAACAATCTATTAATCATCTACTAACAATTCCTAACTTTCCTTCTTCATTTTACACTAGCCTAACACTGTATAGCACGGTGACATTCAGGATCCGGTTCTCGCGGCGGCTTGCTTGTCGACCATGCTCCTGGCGAAGGCGTAGCGGAACCTGGCGTTGTACGGGAGCCACTCGAAGGCCTGCGACGCCCTGCGCCGGCCGCCGGCtcctgctgcggcggcggcgcaccGCTGGATGGCCTCCTGCGCGGCCCGGCCGTCCAAGTTGTCGCGCGTCCACGCGAGGACGCCGTCGCCGGCGGGGAGGCCGGCCTCCTTGGCGTACCGCTCCACGAGGCGCGGCAGGAACACCTTCCTCGACTTGcgcaccaccacgccggcctgCAGGAACTCCCGCTTCGCCCGCTCCAGCTCCTCCGTCACGTTCTTCGCCGTGTACACCTTGAGCTGCAGCGCAACGCGACGCCGGAGCTCAGCACAGGCCTCGAGGAGATCGATCAAGTACGGTGGCGGCGTCAGGGTGTACGTACGTACCGTGGGGTCGGAGGAGGCACCGGTGCACAGCGCGAACAGGGCCTGGGGCTGGCAGTCCGGCAGGCCGAACTTGAGCTGGACCAGCTGCTTCTCGTCGGCGCATCTCTTCCGCATCGCCGTCGACAGTATCGATTCAAACCACTGCGGGTAAAATTGGATCAGACCTCACTTCTCCAGAAATCAGGTTTCCCTCCCTGTGCTAATTTGACTACTCCTAGAGTGTTCTTGGTTAGTTTTTTCTGAATTCATGAACAGTTGACCAAGCTGAATTTAGGGCCTTGGTTCACAAGTACTGAGTTCTTCAAGCATAAACAGCCCGCTTCCTAGAAAGTATCCTAAATGTAgaatttaaaaaatgatttttgatGTTTTATCTGAAGCCGTCGATGTTACATGAATTATCTGAATTTATACTCAAAACTTAGGCATGAGATAGAAGGTCGTACGTACTTACACAAGTTGGCAGCCCTCAGTGTGCTAATTTGATTACTAGTGTGTTATTCATGTTGTTCCGTTTGTTTCAGTGAATTTGATGAATAGTTTACCAAACTGAATTTTAGGGTCTTGAATTTTATTTGAAGCTGTCAGCTTCACATGAACTATCTGAATCTAAATTCAGGATTTGGCATGAGATCACAAATCATACGGACACGACCAATCCGCGGGGATCTGCAGCACAGCAAGGAGTGTTCAATGGAGTTGGCTGTCACGGCATATCCACCAACATTGTAGGCAGCCTGCAATATGTGAGTTATTTGTTAGCCACGTCATTATGAACTCCAGCACTCCAGGGACAACTGTAACTAAAATATCCTTTTCACCTTGTGAAATAGAGCCATTCTTTTCAGAGAGCTGTTTGGAATTCCATATGCTAGATATGCCTGCAAAGCGAATCACACGTGGGATGACACACTGGCAAAATTACAAAATTTTAAAGAATAAGAAAACAGAGAAACCAGTGTAGAGTTTTCGGCAATTACATGCATGACAAGAGAATTGTACACGTTGATCCAAAAGGCCAGTTTGATACTGGTTTCTGATATACTCAGATCAACCCTTTCAAGCTGCTCCACAAGCAACCTAAGCTCAAAGCAACACCATGAAATTTGTTATACAATTATTCGGTAAATAAATTACTCTCCAGGATATAAAGCACGATAATCATCATTTTTCCAACAAACCTGTAGTGGGTAATTGCACAGGAGACATCCGGCGTCTGATTCTCTTCGACTGTGATTGAACATACTTCGACAATGCTTTTGTTACTTGATGGATTAGTCTCCTCGCCGTTACCCCTCCGAGGAAGAATGACACTTGttgatgatcttgacaagaacGGCGAGCGAACCTTTTCAGGCTTTTCTGGTGACTCCGTGCGCAGAAGACAGTATATGGAGGCCATGCATCTAACCATTTCTTCAGATATCTTGCTTGGACATTGGTAGAGATGATCTTTCAGAGTACGTGCCAAAGAACTACTCCCTGAATAAGGCAGCTATTTGTAAAGGAAAAAAAGGCAAAACAAAGGAAAAACAGCAGTTAAAATAAGTTCAATATGTGCATTTTCTGCTTGAAAGTACTACATTAATCACAGCATCTCCTGATTTAAATTCAGCGGGTTCAGACGTACAAAATTGGGACAAAAGGCATGCTCCTGAAAGTACAACAATGCAGAGAATTTGCATTCGAGTATAAAAAGGCCATACATCTGACTGTAAATATTAGCAAAGGGAGTAATACATAAAAAAATTAATATAGAGTAGAATACACTACATTTAATTTTTGTATGTATTTAAAGAAACTATATTTTCTTTTGTATGTTTTACCTTCCTTGGATCTGATGCAAGGGAGGCAGGACGAACATCCAACGTTTCGCTGGAGAAAGATTCATGCTTGATCTTGGTCTTGAGCATGTTCTTCGTCCTACCCGACTCCGACACTGATGTCATGATATGGAAAGGTTGGAGAGGCAGCTTCTTAGATGAGCAAAATGCACTTGATATTATGCTCGATTGTCGTCGTCTCGTCCTTGAACTTATGCTCTTGGCATGAGCCGGGGATGAAATACCGGAACTCTGCCCTGATGATGGCCCAGATACGCACTGATCAAATATACTTCTGTAGAGTGAGAGGACGTGCTGCTCGCGGTTCGCGATTTCCTCTTCGAGCAATTCAATCTCTGCTATCAGTTCCTTTGTCTGCAGGAATAGCAACAAGAATCACACTCATCAGCGCACAATTGAAATTGTACTCATTTTGTGCCAGCCATCTGAAATTGCACTTTTTTTCTGCGAATATCTGAAAAACTGTGCTTGGAACAGCATGGAGTGTGAGGTGACACTTTCCCCTGTGTGCTATTTTCACCCGGCAATTGCACTGCTTCTATTCAACAAAATGCTAAAATTACACTAGCCTGACGATTGGAAGTAAAATAAAAATCATGGATGGAAATGTAAACAGTTTTTTGGAGGAATTTTGTCGTTGTCATTGTGCAGTAGAAACTGTAGGAGATGAACGGTACCTGAGCTGGAAAGTGCCGATGACCAGGAGACAGAGTGCTGGAAGCCCGGCCGATCGCCCGGTCAAGCATGATCCGGATGGACCTCTCCTGATGCAGATGCAGCTGCAGCTGCGAGACCTGCCACGATCCAGCAATTGCCAACACCAATTACTCAGACGCAAAAAAGAAGCCGTGGTGCACCATAGCGTCAGGAGAACAGCGGCTAATTGTTCTTTTTGTACTCACGTCATTCTCCAGCGAGACGCGGTGGTTCGGCGACGCCGTGGCCGTGCTCGTCCGTTGATCCCTCGGCGGTGCCCGGTGAACCGAAGAACCATCCGTGGAGCAAGAAGACTTCCTCGGGTCCGGCGGGTTCTGCCATGGAATTTTCACAGAATCCGATCAGTAATTTGCACATGTGCTTGCTTGATCAGTAATCTCCGCTCATGAAAGCATCACCTGTGCTTGGTTGAAGCGTTGCTCCATGGTGACATGCTTGCAAGTCTCCAGGTTCCTGCCCGAAGAAGCACTGGACAATGGACACAGACAGAAAAAGAGAACCAGGTTTGAGATGAGCGGCAAGCAAAACCAAGGCGGAGAAAAACCCGGCAAAGGCGCGGCAGAGACCTCTTGGATCGCCGGTGATGCGGCGCAGCAGCGGTGGCGGCCGCCGCGGCCTTGGGCGCCGACGCCGCCTCGGGAGCCTCGCCGCCGACCTTGCCCGGTTCTTGCGCTCCGTTCACGGCCTGCTCCACGTTCCCTTGTTGGGCTGCCGCCATGCCAGCGCCACCAACCTAGCTGCTACATGGCAACAGTCCAGAAGGGCGACGCATGAGCATTATATGAGCAGGGTCCGGGCGGGCGGATTGATCTCGTGGCGCGGGGGGCAAAGAGCATCCCGCGCACAGGGCCGTGCCCACTCCCTGGGCCGCGCTGCGACGCCGGCGGTTTAATACGGCGTGGCACGCGGTAGTAAACCGCTGCTGCCGCGGCAGCGAAGtcgcagaggaagaggaagagcgGGTCGGCGACGGAGAGCGACAGGGAGAGTGGAGACTGGAGACGGATGGCGGGGGGAAGTGGGAGGAGTAACTGCGTGGAAGCGAATGAGTTGGTGAGCCGCGTTAATGCACTGACGCGCGCACTGCGGCGGAGTAAATGGCACGAGCAAGAACTCGCCATGCCGTGACATGGCTTCGACTCCGCGATGTCTCTCGCCGGCCCTACGTGACTGCCGAAGTCGCAGTAAGTCGTACCGCTGGCCACTCTCTCCCAAGTTTTTACTGTATAAACTTTCCGAGCGAGTGGCTCTGCTCCTAACATGCTCGTGATATTCTACTCCAAGGAAGAAAAAAGAGTAGAATTCTAGAAGAAGCTGCACGCTGCAGCTCCAAGTCAGAGAAACGCCGCCGCGACTACTCCAAGTCCCCGACGATCAACAGGGCACAAGGGCGCAGCACAGGAGTGCTTACGTGAGAAACTGTTGCATGACGACCCGTCAGAGAAACTGCTGCCGGTGCTACAGTTCTAGACGAACCTCGGCAGCGGATCGACCTTCATGGCTACGGCTACGAGATATGTGATTCCTTCCCTGGCTGGCCTACCCCTACCGGTATGCGTGTTCTCTCCTCCTCCACGGCATTGACCTGAGCTACCTACCGGCGATCGCATGCATGCAGCATGTCACGAGGTAGGCAGGCGACAGGCATGAATGCGGGCGTTCAATGGCCCCTGTACCAGCGTCTAGCGCTAGCAGCGCAGTGGGAAAAGCTAGCTTCCGTCGACAAGGGAACCCGACGACGAGCCGGGTGTACGACTTACGACACCCCGGCGTAATGATCCACCAGCCATCTGAAACCGAGACCAACCGCATGTACAATGTACTCTACTCTACGCGGCCAGAGCCAGGGAGAGCGAGCTAGTGGTAGGATGCGTTTGGATGCTGGGCTATCCCTCTATAGGACAGGGATAGCCGTTTTTTAGGTGAATAGCGGTCGTTTGTTTGTTTCAGGGACGAGTTGGGATAGGGATGACCAGATGCTTCGAATATTCCTCCAAAACTCGGCTCCGCGGGTCCGCGAAAATCTCGCGGATGTGGGCATCCCGCGCGGGGGGCCCGAAGAGAGCCCGCGAAACGTTTTTCGGCGCCGTCTCGTTTCATTCACCTACCACAAAAGGGCAACCCTATCTCTTTTCCCCTGgacgcggctaatctgcacccgaactcatatgctcccgcatgaacagtaaaatcgaaaaaaattcaaaaaaaaattcaaaaaattccaaaaatttttttagtgaaacattgacaaaagttctaagtgcctgcaaaaattcgtcatgaaatcacattcctagaaagcgtggcaaaaaaaaacaaatccagtgtgtgatttcatgacgaatttttgcaggcttgttttttttgccacgccttctaggaatgtgatttcatgacgaatttttgcaggcacttagaacttttgtcaatgtttgtctcaaaagaaatttggaattttttaaatttttttcgattttactgttcatgcgggagcatatgagctcgggtgcagaatggaCTTTTCGTTTTCCCCTTTCCATCTCTCTTTTCTCCGTTCCAGCGGCGGCGACAGATCGAAGCCCGACGACGGCGGTGAGTGCGCAGCGGCGCCGGCAGATCGAAGCCCGGCGACGACGGTGAATGCGCAGCGTCGTGACTCTCTCCTTCCTTTCCTCCGCTCCTCATCTGCCATCAGAGGTCACATGGCGGCGGCGGTCAACACCGGTGAGTGTCGCGCGCGGCCGCCGGAGCCCTGTGGATGGCGGCGCTGTCCCTGCTTCTCTCCGGCCGGTGCGCCTGCTGTGCGCCCCATGCGCTGGTGCTGCGCGTGCTGCGCCGGCCCTGCATCTGTCCGGCAAGTGCGCATGTTGTGCGCCCAGTGAGAACAGGTGTTGCGCGCGGTACGCCGGCGTGCTAGCTGCTTGGCCCTGCTTGCTGCGCGTGCTGCACGGACCATATGTACTAATACGTGATTTCTCCATTGATTTTCTATCCAACATGCTaatctttttttgttgtttttttttgtgCTGCAGCAGCTCAGGTCAAAGGCGACAGGGAAGTCAGGGACTACTACATCTTCCTATTGTTGATTTCTCCCCAAAATCTGAGGTAACTTGTTAACTGCTTCTCCTATTTACTGCTTGACAGAGAATGTGCATGTTGACTTGTTCCTGTTGAAGTTATATCATTTGTACTATTATATTGTAGATGGACAAAAAGACTAAGATGTTAATTTATGCGGCAATGGCACAATGGTTTACCAATATGATAGCTTTGGTTGTTCAAtctagaaaaagaaaaaagagagaagcaaTTACATATGCCCCAATTGATGAGAGAGATAGGATGAGAAGAGAGTACTTTGATAACAAAGTATGGAAAATGATACAATTAGTGTGAACATGCTCAGGCTTCGGAGGGCACCATTCTTTCGGTTTTGTCAACTCTTTAGAGATCGCAATTTGCTAAAAGACACGGTCCATATGTCTATTGAGCAACAAGTAGCAATGTTTTTGCACACCGTTGGTCATAATGTCAGGAATAGGGTAATTGGAGGGAATTTTGGTAGATCCGGGGAAGTTGTTAGCCGGTATTTCCATAGAGTACTCCATGCAATTGGTGAGCTTCGAGATGACCTTATTAGGAAGCCTTCATTGGAGACTCAAACCAAAGTAGAAGGAAACTACCGGTGGGATCCATACTTTAAGGTATGAGATTGAGTGACAACTACATTTTGTCATTGTAGAAACAAATATGTTTAGAtcctaatttttttgggttttatttCATCAAATAGGATTGTATTGGAGCTATTGATGGTACACATGTACGTGCCTCTGTTACTCCTGATATGGAGCCTGCCTTTCGTGGTAGAAAGAAACATACTACTCAAAATGTGATGGCGGCTGTTGATTTTGATCTTCGATTCACATATGTGTTGGCTGGTTGGGAAGGGACAGCACATGATGCTACAGTTTTACGTGATGCTTTAATACGTGAAAACGGTCTACGTGTTCCACAAGGTAATAGATTAACTATGTAGATACATGTTGTCAATGGGATTTTGGTATATATGTGACTAACCCAAATGTTCGTCATACTTAGGAAAAAAAATTCTAGTTGATGCTGGATATGGAGTCAAACCAGGGTTCTTGCCCCCTTTTCGTGGTGTGAGGTACCATTTGAATGAGTGGGGAAACAGTCCTGTGCAAAATGACAAGGAGCTGTTCAACCTTAGGCATTCTTCTCTCCGCACAACCGTAGAACGTGCATTTGGGTCATTGAAGAGAAGATTCAAAATTCTTGATGATGCCACTCCATTCTTTCTTTATCCTACTCAAGTAGATATTGTTGTGGCTTGCTGCATCATTCAGAATTGGGTTCTAAATGATGGGATTGATGAATATATCATACCGGAAGATGAATGGGTGCCAAATATCACTCATGCTTCAACATCAGCTGGACAAGCAGAAGAACATGCATACATGGTTAACTTTAGGCAAGGCCTTGCTGATCAAATGTGGGAAGACCGACAAAACTATATGCACCATCAAAACATGTAGTAGCTACCATGTCATTTAGCTTGCTGCATCCCAAATAGGTGGTGGCTGGGCAGAGGGGCATATTCGAATACACTTTAACTAACAAGTTAACATACAATTTAACTAACCAGTAAACCTATTCCAATTTTTTTACTGCATCCATCAATCCATATTCGAGGGAGACAGAGGAGACAGAGGGAGACAGAAGGGAACTCACCAGCAGCAGGCGCGGTGGTGGCTGGCCGCAGAAGAGACGGGGCAGCTGGGCGCGGTGGTGGCGGCCTGCTTCCGGGCGGAGGGaaaggagggccggccagggaggaTTCGAGCAGGAGGGCGGCCGGGTCGGGGCGGTTCCCGTTGGAGCTCGGGTCGGGCGGGGAAGGACTTGGGGAGGGGCGGCCGGGCGAGGAGGAGACGATGAGGAGGGCAGCCGGGTCAGGGCGGTGTCTTGCTTCCGTGGTGAGTagcagcggcggccggcggcggggagcagccTGGCGGCACCAACCCTAGCAGAACAAAGGTTGGGGACGAAAGGAGTTTGCGGGCACAGGAGGAAGGAGTTGCGCTCGGGTCTGTTGGGTCGGGGAGTGGCATTTTGGCCATAATTTCAGTGCCCAATAGGGGTACTTGTTTAAAACGAACAGTTTTATTTTGTGGGATTGCCCAGAATTGCCAAAAATTGGTCATTCTAGATTGCACTTGCAATTGTGAGCTGATTGTGGACAATTCCTGGGGCAAAGATGAGTTCTTTTGTAATTATGATTCCCCGGGCAGTAATTCTTCACAATTgagccaaaagaactggcccttactTTGCTTAGCATTTAAACAACGCCCGATGCCCGCAACGGCTCTCATCAGCCACTTGATGCTCATGCTCAACTGTCATTCTCCTCGGAACAGCGTCAGCTTCATGCCTTCATGGTCACAAGCACACACACTAATTGACATGGGACAACTCTAGCCTACTAAACAGAATTTGTATAGTAATAACTAGTTTCTACAACAGAAATTTTCCAAAAAAAGGCATGACCATTACGGTAATCAGTTCCATTGTTAAAATAAGATATTAACGATATCTTGCATACACTGCATGCAAACCACACTAGAAAATTAGAAGATCCATGACCCCAGATGAGCAAGCTAACTGAAATTACTCAATAACATTTACAGTACTAGCAAGGTTTTCAGCAGTGCAGGAGCTGGTTATTACACTAAAT is from Triticum aestivum cultivar Chinese Spring chromosome 3A, IWGSC CS RefSeq v2.1, whole genome shotgun sequence and encodes:
- the LOC123056855 gene encoding putative nuclease HARBI1 — its product is MENDTISVNMLRLRRAPFFRFCQLFRDRNLLKDTVHMSIEQQVAMFLHTVGHNVRNRVIGGNFGRSGEVVSRYFHRVLHAIGELRDDLIRKPSLETQTKVEGNYRWDPYFKDCIGAIDGTHVRASVTPDMEPAFRGRKKHTTQNVMAAVDFDLRFTYVLAGWEGTAHDATVLRDALIRENGLRVPQGKKILVDAGYGVKPGFLPPFRGVRYHLNEWGNSPVQNDKELFNLRHSSLRTTVERAFGSLKRRFKILDDATPFFLYPTQVDIVVACCIIQNWVLNDGIDEYIIPEDEWVPNITHASTSAGQAEEHAYMGWRRQAAPRRRPPLLLTTEAGHRPDPAALLIVSSSPGRPSPSPSPPDPSSNANRPDPAALLLESSLAGPPFPPPGSRPPPPRPAAPSPLRPATTAPAAVKVYSNMPLCPATTYLGCSKIIMDKGKQKAIWDAAPHSIYMDVCVEEVRANHRAIGNTTLSDVGQGLPL
- the LOC123060718 gene encoding uncharacterized protein isoform X1; translation: MAAAQQGNVEQAVNGAQEPGKVGGEAPEAASAPKAAAAATAAAPHHRRSKSASSGRNLETCKHVTMEQRFNQAQNPPDPRKSSCSTDGSSVHRAPPRDQRTSTATASPNHRVSLENDVSQLQLHLHQERSIRIMLDRAIGRASSTLSPGHRHFPAQTKELIAEIELLEEEIANREQHVLSLYRSIFDQCVSGPSSGQSSGISSPAHAKSISSRTRRRQSSIISSAFCSSKKLPLQPFHIMTSVSESGRTKNMLKTKIKHESFSSETLDVRPASLASDPRKLPYSGSSSLARTLKDHLYQCPSKISEEMVRCMASIYCLLRTESPEKPEKVRSPFLSRSSTSVILPRRGNGEETNPSSNKSIVEVCSITVEENQTPDVSCAITHYRLLVEQLERVDLSISETSIKLAFWINVYNSLVMHAYLAYGIPNSSLKRMALFHKAAYNVGGYAVTANSIEHSLLCCRSPRIGRWFESILSTAMRKRCADEKQLVQLKFGLPDCQPQALFALCTGASSDPTVPQGVHGEERDGGAGAGEAGVPAGRRGGAQVEEGVPAAPRGAVRQGGRPPRRRRRPRVDARQLGRPGRAGGHPAVRRRRSRSRRPAQGVAGLRVAPVQRQVPLRLRQEHGRQASRRENRILNVTVLYSVRLV
- the LOC123060718 gene encoding uncharacterized protein isoform X2 — protein: MAAAQQGNVEQAVNGAQEPGKVGGEAPEAASAPKAAAAATAAAPHHRRSKSASSGRNLETCKHVTMEQRFNQAQNPPDPRKSSCSTDGSSVHRAPPRDQRTSTATASPNHRVSLENDVSQLQLHLHQERSIRIMLDRAIGRASSTLSPGHRHFPAQTKELIAEIELLEEEIANREQHVLSLYRSIFDQCVSGPSSGQSSGISSPAHAKSISSRTRRRQSSIISSAFCSSKKLPLQPFHIMTSVSESGRTKNMLKTKIKHESFSSETLDVRPASLASDPRKLPYSGSSSLARTLKDHLYQCPSKISEEMVRCMASIYCLLRTESPEKPEKVRSPFLSRSSTSVILPRRGNGEETNPSSNKSIVEVCSITVEENQTPDVSCAITHYRLLVEQLERVDLSISETSIKLAFWINVYNSLVMHAYLAYGIPNSSLKRMALFHKAAYNVGGYAVTANSIEHSLLCCRSPRIGRWFESILSTAMRKRCADEKQLVQLKFGLPDCQPQALFALCTGASSDPTLKVYTAKNVTEELERAKREFLQAGVVVRKSRKVFLPRLVERYAKEAGLPAGDGVLAWTRDNLDGRAAQEAIQRCAAAAAGAGGRRRASQAFEWLPYNARFRYAFARSMVDKQAAARTGS